TGGGCGAAAGGCGATCCAGGCTGATACAAAGCGTCGTTATGGCGGAAGTCGTGATCTTGACGATCATGACGGCAGCTATCGCTATTGCCGCTGAAACGCATTCCCCTGCAGAGACCACTGCTACAGATAATCGGGCCGCTACGATCGGAGAAACAGTTGCAAAGACTCATGACCGGATTGAGCGGAATATTCTCGAACAGGTGATTCGCTTCGATGATTTTTTCGGCAGCGTTAAAAGCGAATCCGAGCGTAAAACCGAATATCAGCTTCGTTGGCGTAATGCGCTGCGTCTGGATAATTCAGGACATCTGAGTTACGGCACTAATCTCAGGGCCAGCCTGGTCCTTTCCAAGATCAGTGATCGGCTGCGACTGGTTATTGCCGGCGAGGATGAAGCACAATCACTTTCCCCCAACCTACCCCAGGATCCGGGCGCACCGGGTTATGATCGGACATTGGCGCCCAGTACCCGTCTGGTCAACACCGAGCTGCGCTTAGGGTTGATCAAGACTCCTTCAGCTGAACTATTTCTGGGGGGTGGCTTTCGCATTGACATTCCCATTGAGCTATTTGTTCGAAGCCGTTTTCAGTATATCCATAATCTTGATGATCTTTCCCATGTTCGCTTTGCCGAGACACTCTTTGTCAACAACAGCGCCGGCTTTGGCGAGACCTCGGAAGTCGGCCTGGATCGGTTGCTCCCGGCGAAAATCCTGTTGCGCTGGGCCAATTCCGGGACGGTTTCGGAGAAGATCAGCGGCATGGAGTGGGGGAGTGAATTGTCGTTTTTACGGGAACTCTCCCCGAAAAGCGCCATCACCATGGGCGGCGGCGTCTATGGTAACACCAGTAGTGCCCCGGCGGTGACCACCTATCGAATCTTTACCAGGTATCGGCGCAACATTCTGGTGCGTTGGCTCTTTTACGAACTAGAGCCAGAGGTGTTCTGGCCACGGGAAAGCTCCGGGGCATTTGTCGCCAATTATGCTGTTACCGGACGGCTGGAGGTTGTCTTTCAAGGGGTGTCTGCTGAAAAAACCGGCGCTACCCGTTCTTTGCCGCCAGTTCCGGCAATTTCAAGCAGGTAATCGGCGGCGCGAAAAAAATAACGGGGATTGATTTATTCGTTTGACTTTGTCGATGTAAACCTGATACGTTGACTAAACTTCCGTGGGTCAACCCGGATAAATTTAACAAAGCAGTATCAGGAGAAGTAAGAAAATGGTAAATGGAACAGTAAAGTGGTTCAATGACAGCAAGGGGTTTGGTTTTCTTGAGCAGGAGAGCGGCGAGGACGTATTCGTACACTTTTCAGCAATTACCGGTGAAGGCTTCAAGTCTCTCGCCGAAGGTGACCGTGTAACGTTTGATGTTGTAAAAGGCCCGAAAGGTCTTCAGGCAGCTAACGTAACCAGGGTTTAACATCCAGTTTCAACCCTTACAAAAAGCCCCGGAGCAATCCGGGGCTTTTTTTTGTCTATTCGTTTTTTACACTTAGTGCGTATTTCAGGTAACGCCCTTCCGGAAATGTCACCGGATACGGGAAGTCCTCCGGTTGGCCTGACAGGGAGATTACCTGTAGCCCGCTCCTTGCCTGCAGTGCCCCTCGCCGTAACTCCTTCAAATAATCAGCGATGTCCACCTTCTGGTGGTTTGATGAGGTGATCAGTAACCCTCCGCTCTTCAGCAGCGGTAGAGATGCTGCAACCAGGTCTGATGTTCCCCTGCGGGTGGTGAACAGGTTTTTGGCCGTGGTGGAGAATGATGGCGGGTCCATTATTACGATGTCGTAGCTAGTCCCTTTTTGGGCAAGGTCCTGCAGCACAGACAGGCAATCACCGACAATGAATTCATGGCGTTTCGGGTTCAGCCGGTTTGCCTCGAAGTTTTCCCGGGCCCATCCGGTGTACCCAGGCGATGCATCGACACTTGTCACCTGCGTTGCGCCTGCTGCCGCAGCTGCGACTGAAAATGCTCCGGTATAGGAAAACAGGTTGAGGACACGTTTCCCTTTTGCTCGCTGCATTATGTCACGGCGGTTTCTTCTTTGATCCAGAAACAGCCCAGTGTTGAGCCCCATCTTGAGCTTCACCAGAAAGCTCAGGCCGTTTTCCCTGACAATCAACGGCTCCGGCGCATGACATCCAGTAAGCAGGGTGCCGTAAGCCTTGCCGTCGCTCACTGCCTCAAGTTCCCTGGTCTTCAATGGGCGGGTCTTTTCGTAAATTCCCTGTGGGGCAAATACGTCCTGAAGAGCCTGGGTTAAGGGGACAAGATGGGGCTTCCAGGCAGCGCTGAAAAGCTGAACCATCAGAAAGTTGCCGTAGCGGTCGACAGTCAATCCCGGTAATCCGTCTCCTTCGGCATTCACCAGGCGGTAGGCATCAGTGTCTACTAGGTCGGCGTGGCCTTTGCGTAGTTTTGCCGCTTCTTCCAGCCTGGTTTTCAACCAGCCTCGATCCAGCCTGATAGGTTCTTTCGATAGTACCCGTGCGACGATTCGCTCTTCAGGGGCGAGCAGCGCCGTTGCCAGGAAGCG
This region of Geoanaerobacter pelophilus genomic DNA includes:
- a CDS encoding cold-shock protein; this translates as MVNGTVKWFNDSKGFGFLEQESGEDVFVHFSAITGEGFKSLAEGDRVTFDVVKGPKGLQAANVTRV
- a CDS encoding class I SAM-dependent rRNA methyltransferase; translation: MKPSNKRTVGPETVRMLELGHPWIIADGFTKRWQGGKPGDLIEIVDESGRFLATALLAPEERIVARVLSKEPIRLDRGWLKTRLEEAAKLRKGHADLVDTDAYRLVNAEGDGLPGLTVDRYGNFLMVQLFSAAWKPHLVPLTQALQDVFAPQGIYEKTRPLKTRELEAVSDGKAYGTLLTGCHAPEPLIVRENGLSFLVKLKMGLNTGLFLDQRRNRRDIMQRAKGKRVLNLFSYTGAFSVAAAAAGATQVTSVDASPGYTGWARENFEANRLNPKRHEFIVGDCLSVLQDLAQKGTSYDIVIMDPPSFSTTAKNLFTTRRGTSDLVAASLPLLKSGGLLITSSNHQKVDIADYLKELRRGALQARSGLQVISLSGQPEDFPYPVTFPEGRYLKYALSVKNE